GCCTGCTCGCCGACGCACCGCTGCCGGCGTTGCTGCGCGTGCACTGCCTGCAGGCGTTGAGCCACGCGTCGGGCGCGGCCGGCATGTGCGGGGGCCAGGCGCTGGACATCGATGCCACCGGCCACGCGCAGCCGCTGGCCGACCTGCAGCGCATGCATGCGTTGAAGACCGGTGCGCTGATCCGCGCAGCAGTGCGCATGGGTGCGTTGTGTGGTGAGGCGCCGCAGGCCGACCTGCTGCAGCTGGACGCGTTCGCCGACGCGTTGGGCCTGGCGTTCCAGGTGCGCGATGACATCCTGGATGTGGAAGCCAGTTCGGAACAGCTCGGCAAGACGGCCGGCAAGGACCAGGCGCAGGCGAAATCCACGTTCCCGGCGTTGTTGGGGATGGGCGGGGCGAAGGCGGAACTGGCGGCGCTCAGCCAGCGCATGCGCGAGAGCCTTGCCGTGTATGACGAGCGCGCCGATGCATTGCGAGCTCTCGGCAGACTGGCAGTCGAACGTAACCACTGACGTAGTGCCGGCCGCCGGCCGGCTCCTCATTCGGCCGGCATCATGCGGATCCGGCCAGCGGCCGGCACTACGGCGGGTTTACGTCATGCGGGAGAACGCCCGTGCGGTTCACGTCATGCATAAAAAAACGCCCGGCATTGCCGGGCGTTCTTTTTTCCACCACTGCGTCGCTTACTTCACCAGGCGCAGGGTGAACGGGTAGCGGTACGCTTCGCCGTTGTTGGCCTTCACTGCGGCGATGATGCAGAACACGATGTTGAGGATGCCGACCAGCGGGGCCAGCAGGCCGCCAATGATGATGATCATCAGGATGAAGCAGATGATCATCGCCAGGGTGATGGTGATCTGGAAGTTCAGCGCTTCCTTGGCCTGGTCGGTGACAAAGCCCTTGCTGCTGTCGTCCTTGCTGATCAGCCAGATGATGAGCGGGCCGATGAACCAGGTGAAGATGCCGAGCAGGTGCGCAGCCAGCGCCATGGTGCGCTGGTCGCTGGGGACCGGGCCGACGCTGGTCGGCGGCGGCGGCGGGGCGGTGACGTTGTCGAATTCGCTCACGTGAAACTCCTTATCCAGTGTGTGGGTGGTGCGTGGCAGGCTCCCCGCCTGCCGCGTCAGCCAGCACAGGATACGTCAATCGATGCCGTCAATCGTTACCGGCTACCGTCATTCGCCCGACCAGGATCGAGCCCACCTGCACGTGCGAACGCCGGTCGATGTCGCTGCCCACCGCTTCGATCGCGGCGAACATGTCCTTGAGATTGCCGGCGATAGTGATGCCGTCCACCGGGTACTGGATTTCGCCATTCTCCACCCGGAAACCGCCGGCGCCGCGCGAGTAGTCGCCGGTCACGCCGTTGACGCCCTGCCCCATCAGCTCGGTCACCAGCAGGCCGTTGCCCATCTGGCGCGCCATCGAGGCAAGGTCGCCGGCATTGGCGCGTACCAGCAGGTTATGCACGCCACCGGCATTGCCGGTGGTGACCAGGCCGAGCTTGCGCGCTGAATAGCTGCCCAGCACGTAACGCTGCAGCACCCCGTCTTCGATCAGCGACGAATCGCGGGTGGCCACGCCGTCGCCGTCGAACGCGGTCGAGCGCAGTCCGCGGCGCAGCAGCGGCCGCTCGTCCACCGCGAACCAGTCCGGGAACAGCTGCGTGCCCACGCTGTCGAGCAGGAAGCTGGCGCGGCGGTACAGCGCCCCGCCGGAGACCGCGCCGAGCAGGTGGCCGATCAACGAGCGCGCCACTTCGGGTGAATACAGCACCGGCATCTGCGCGGTGGCCATCGAGCGCGGCTGCAGGCGGGCCACGGTCCGCTCGGCGGCGCGGCGGCCGATCGCGGCGGCGTCTTCCAGGTCCTCACGGGCCAGCGCGCTGCTGTACCACCCGTCGCGCTGCATGCCGTCGCCCTGCCCGGCGATCAGCGCGCAGCCAATCGAGTGGTGGCTGCTGCGGTCGCGGCCGATGAACCCGTGCGAGTTGGCGTACACCGACAGGCTGGTGGCGGTGGCCGCCGAGGCGCCGTCGGAATTGCTGATGCGCGGGTCGGCGCCACGCCCGGCCGTTTCACAGGCCAGCGCCAGGTCCACGGCCTGGTCGGCCTGCAGGGCCCAGGGGTGCCAGCTGTCCAGGTCCGGAAACTCCCGGGCCATCAGCGCCGGGTCGGCCAGGCCGGCGGCCTCGTCGTCCTCGGTGTGGCGGGCGATCGCGCAGGCCTGGGCCACGGTGGCCTCCAGGCTGGCCGGCTGCAGGTCGGCGGTGCTGGCACTGCCCTTGCGCTGGCCGAAGTACACGGTCACGGCAATGCCGCGGTCGCGGGTGGATTCCACCGTTTCGACCTCGCCCAGGCGCACGTTCACGTCCAGCCCGCGCTCTTCGCTGCAGCTGACTTCGGCCTGGCTGGCGCCCAGCGCCCGTGCCCGCTCCAACAGCTGCTGGGAGATGTCGGCCAGCTGTTCCAGCCGCTGCAGGCTGTCGTCGGCGGCGGCGGCTTCAGGGGAGATCACGTTCAATGCTTTATCCTGTACGGGTGAGTGCCGGGCGCAACGCCGGGCACA
This portion of the Stenotrophomonas aracearum genome encodes:
- a CDS encoding polyprenyl synthetase family protein, with the translated sequence MTVESTFARWRDRIESQLDASLPAPDLAPQRLHQAMRYSVLGGGKRMRPLLVYASGQIFGADEAALDAPAMAVELIHAYSLVHDDLPAMDDDAMRRGRPTTHIAFDEATAILAGDALQTRAFGLLADAPLPALLRVHCLQALSHASGAAGMCGGQALDIDATGHAQPLADLQRMHALKTGALIRAAVRMGALCGEAPQADLLQLDAFADALGLAFQVRDDILDVEASSEQLGKTAGKDQAQAKSTFPALLGMGGAKAELAALSQRMRESLAVYDERADALRALGRLAVERNH
- a CDS encoding DUF4870 domain-containing protein, whose translation is MSEFDNVTAPPPPPTSVGPVPSDQRTMALAAHLLGIFTWFIGPLIIWLISKDDSSKGFVTDQAKEALNFQITITLAMIICFILMIIIIGGLLAPLVGILNIVFCIIAAVKANNGEAYRYPFTLRLVK
- the pmbA gene encoding metalloprotease PmbA translates to MNVISPEAAAADDSLQRLEQLADISQQLLERARALGASQAEVSCSEERGLDVNVRLGEVETVESTRDRGIAVTVYFGQRKGSASTADLQPASLEATVAQACAIARHTEDDEAAGLADPALMAREFPDLDSWHPWALQADQAVDLALACETAGRGADPRISNSDGASAATATSLSVYANSHGFIGRDRSSHHSIGCALIAGQGDGMQRDGWYSSALAREDLEDAAAIGRRAAERTVARLQPRSMATAQMPVLYSPEVARSLIGHLLGAVSGGALYRRASFLLDSVGTQLFPDWFAVDERPLLRRGLRSTAFDGDGVATRDSSLIEDGVLQRYVLGSYSARKLGLVTTGNAGGVHNLLVRANAGDLASMARQMGNGLLVTELMGQGVNGVTGDYSRGAGGFRVENGEIQYPVDGITIAGNLKDMFAAIEAVGSDIDRRSHVQVGSILVGRMTVAGND